The Borrelia hispanica CRI genomic sequence ATAATGCATCTGAACAAAAAAAAACATTCAAAACTGTAATAAATGGATATTTCAGCAAAATGGATAATGAAACATTGAAAGGCATTAAAGACCAAGCAACAAGCAATTGCGATCAAAACGCACAATAAAACCATCAATCTATAAAACAAATTTCATAAACAGAATTTAAAAACAAGATTTAAGAAAGAAAGTATACAGATTTTCATACAAGTAAAAGGATAAATAAAAAGATTTAAAAAAAGGAATAAGTAAACAAAATGTTAACTTGAAGTTAACAGAGAAAGACAAGTTAAAAAAAGAAGAGAGATATCTCTCATTGCAAATAGGGAAGTCTTTAAAATAAAATCTAGAAAGAATAGAGACTAAATTTTTAAGTATTTGTTAAAGCTACCACAAAGTTTCCTAGATATTTTGTGCTGCACCCTTAAATATCAGCCCTTCTGATTAAAATACATACCCTACACATTAAATTTTGCATACAATGGAGAGACATATAATTTGACATAAATTAAGAGTATTTGCTAACATATTTATACATAATTTTACTTATTTTTATAGCATTTAGTTAACATATAAATTACATGAAAGAACATGAAATATTAAAAGCAAAAATCAAAGAACTAAAGAAACAAAATTCAATATTACTTAAAGAAACAAGGCAATATAAGAAAGAATTATTACAAACCAAAAGCAATACTAAATCTAAATCAATACCAATAAGATTTTATTTAAATGATAAGACCATAAGATTAGTAAAGAAAAGTATAGACAAACTTAAACAAATAGACCCAATCTCAGGATGGTTTGTTCATATACTCTCAATTACAGGTTGTAGAGGAATAGAAATTCAAAATATAAGACTTGATGACATAGTAAGAGAAGAAAATAATAATGGTGATGTGTTTTATAGTTTACGTGTAAATGTAGCTAAGAAGCGAACCAGTATTTGCATTAGAGAAGTAGTAATAAGTAAATCTGAATTTGAATCTATAGAAGAAATTCATAAACTTCATT encodes the following:
- a CDS encoding site-specific integrase, whose translation is MKEHEILKAKIKELKKQNSILLKETRQYKKELLQTKSNTKSKSIPIRFYLNDKTIRLVKKSIDKLKQIDPISGWFVHILSITGCRGIEIQNIRLDDIVREENNNGDVFYSLRVNVAKKRTSICIREVVISKSEFESIEEIHKLHFKNKGQDSRRTYLFQKSKHRFKDNRINISEISKQFKELLTKSGFKYRKSLHICRNIFIATLKSKGYNSFEIKELMKYASTAEIDNVYGLSKASKLKAYHDIKDGFK